One genomic segment of Bos javanicus breed banteng chromosome 23, ARS-OSU_banteng_1.0, whole genome shotgun sequence includes these proteins:
- the LOC133236443 gene encoding DLA class II histocompatibility antigen, DR-1 beta chain-like, which produces MVCLYFSGGSWMAALIVMLMVLCPPLAWAREIQPHFLEYSTSECHFFNGTERVRFLDRYYTNGEETVRFDSDWGEYRAVTELGRQDAEQWNSQKDTLERARAAVDTYCRHNYGGVESFTVQRRVEPTVTVYPAKTQPLQHHNLLVCSVNGFYPGHIEVRWFRNGHEEEAGVISTGLIQNGDWTFQTMVMLETVPQSGEVYTCQVDHPSRTSPITVEWRARSDSAQSKMMSGVGGFVLGLLFLAVGLFIYFRNQKGRPTLQPTGLLS; this is translated from the exons ATGGTGTGCCTGTATTTCTCTGGAGGCTCCTGGATGGCAGCTCTGATAGTGATGCTGATGGTGCTGTGCCCTCCCCTGGCCTGGGCCAGGGAGATCCAAC CACATTTCCTGGAGTATTCTACGAGCGAGTGTCATTTCTTCAACGGGACCGAGCGGGTGCGGTTCCTGGACAGATACTACACTAATGGAGAAGAGACCGTGCGCTTCGACAGCGACTGGGGCGAGTACCGGGCGGTGACCGAGCTGGGGCGGCAGGACGCCGAGCAGTGGAACAGCCAGAAGGACACCCTGGAGCGGGCGCGGGCCGCGGTGGACACGTACTGCAGACACAACTACGGGGGCGTGGAGAGTTTCACTGTGCAGCGGCGAG TGGAGCCTACAGTGACTGTGTATCCTGCAAAGACTCAGCCCCTGCAGCACCACAACCTCCTGGTCTGCTCTGTGAATGGTTTCTACCCAGGCCACATTGAAGTCAGGTGGTTCCGGAACGGCCATGAAGAGGAGGCTGGGGTGATCTCCACAGGCCTGATCCAGAATGGAGACTGGACCTTCCAGACCATGGTGATGCTTGAAACAGTTCCTCAGAGTGGAGAGGTCTACACCTGCCAAGTGGATCACCCCAGCCGGACGAGCCCTATCACAGTAGAATGGA GGGCACGGTCTGACTCTGCTCAGAGCAAGATGATGAGTGGAGTCGGGGGCTTCGTTCTGGGTCTGCTCTTCCTTGCGGTGGGGCTCTTCATCTACTTCAGGAATCAGAAAG GACGCCCTACACTTCAGCCAACAG GGCTCCTGAGCTGA